One window from the genome of Cucumis melo cultivar AY chromosome 10, USDA_Cmelo_AY_1.0, whole genome shotgun sequence encodes:
- the LOC103499105 gene encoding exopolygalacturonase-like, producing MGLRSNFAPFLSLLFLLASTTKGQSNGGVFDVTRYGAKPNTDITHALLNAWKGACASTSRSKVLIPKGVYLLSQSNLKGPCKSSIEIQVDGTLQAPPDPKGDGLVILEYIDKLTLSGTGVFDGQGKVGWEKNDCHKKKICTKLPMTLKFNFVTNSIVRDITSLDSKNFHINILGCKNLTFQHVTISAPEDSPNTDGIHISSSEQITILNTKISTGDDCVSVGDSNKQITIRDVTCGPGHGISIGSLGKYSKEKAVEGVWVTKCKLTSTTNGVRIKTWPDSAGEYSASDMHFEDIEMNNVSNPIIIDQEYCPWNQCNPKIPSSIKISKVSFKNIRGTSATPVAVKLVCSKKIPCEAVEVVDIDLKYNGNKGPIKSQCANVKPIISGKQNPRICA from the exons ATGGGTTTGAGATCAAACTTTGCTCCATTTCTATCTTTATTGTTCTTGTTGGCATCTACTACTAAAGGTCAATCTAACGGTGGTGTTTTTGATGTCACTCGGTATGGTGCAAAACCTAATACTGATATTACTCAC GCTTTACTAAATGCATGGAAAGGAGCATGTGCATCAACAAGTAGAAGTAAAGTGTTGATTCCAAAAGGAGTTTACTTGTTAAGTCAATCCAACCTCAAAGGTCCTTGCAAGAGTTCTATTGAAATTCAAGTTGATGGGACATTGCAAGCTCCTCCCGATCCTAAAGGTGATGGGTTGGTCATTTTGGAATATATCGATAAACTGACATTGTCAGGTACTGGAGTGTTTGATGGACAAGGAAAAGTGGGTTGGGAAAAGAATGATTGtcacaaaaagaaaatatgtaCCAAACTTCCAATG ACTTTGAAGTTCAATTTTGTCACCAATTCAATTGTGAGGGACATAACTTCGTTGGATAGTAAGAATTTCCATATCAACATCTTGGGTTGCAAAAATCTTACATTTCAACATGTGACAATATCTGCACCAGAAGATAGCCCAAACACCGATGGAATTCACATTAGTAGTTCAGAACAAATCACCATTCTTAATACAAAAATATCAACCGGAGATGATTGTGTGTCTGTAGGAGATAGTAACAAACAAATAACGATTAGAGATGTGACTTGTGGACCAGGACATGGAATAAGTATAGGAAGTTTAGGCAAGTATAGCAAGGAAAAGGCTGTGGAAGGCGTTTGGGTGACAAAATGCAAATTAACCAGTACTACAAACGGTGTTAGGATAAAAACATGGCCAGATTCTGCTGGTGAATACTCAGCCTCTGACATGCATTTTGAAGATATTGAAATGAACAATGTCAGCAATCCTATCATCATAGACCAAGAATATTGTCCATGGAATCAATGCAATCCAAAG ATTCCATCGAGTATTAAAATCAGCAAAGTTAGCTTCAAAAATATTAGAGGCACTTCTGCTACTCCAGTAGCGGTCAAGCTTGTTTGCAGCAAAAAAATACCTTGTGAAGCTGTGGAAGTTGTCGACATTGACCTAAAATACAATGGAAACAAAGGACCAATTAAGTCTCAATGTGCAAATGTGAAGCCGATCATTTCTGGAAAGCAAAACCCTCGGATATGTGCCTAA